A genomic region of Raphanus sativus cultivar WK10039 chromosome 6, ASM80110v3, whole genome shotgun sequence contains the following coding sequences:
- the LOC108806962 gene encoding MLP-like protein 328: MATSGTYVTEVPLKGSAEKHYKRWRNENHVFPDAIGHHIQSVTVHDGEWDSHGAIKIWNYTCDGKPEVYKERREIDDENNAVIFRGLEGHPMETLKVYDAILQFIQKSPDDIICKITMIWEKRTDDSPEPINYMKFVKSMVADMDNHVVKA; this comes from the exons ATGGCGACGTCGGGAACATATGTGACTGAGGTACCGTTGAAAGGATCGGCGGAGAAACACTACAAGCGATGGAGAAATGAGAACCACGTCTTTCCCGACGCCATTGGCCACCACATCCAAAGTGTCACCGTCCACGACGGTGAATGGGACTCTCATGGGGCCATCAAGATTTGGAACTACACATGCG ATGGGAAACCGGAGGTGTACAAGGAGAGGAGAGAAATCGACGACGAGAACAATGCTGTCATTTTTAGAGGTCTTGAAGGACACCCGATGGAGACTCTTAAGGTGTATGATGCCATCTTACAGTTCATTCAAAAGTCGCCTGATGATATCATCTGCAAGATCACTATGATCTGGGAGAAGCGAACCGATGACTCGCCTGAGCCCATCAACTACATGAAGTTTGTCAAGAGCATGGTTGCTGATATGGACAACCATGTCGTCAAAGCTTAA